tacatatatatatagctcaaTTTTAATTGCAATGATTGTTGTCATATgggaaatgtatttttacatttcatcagATGTTGCTCTTTCACCAATATGCACAAATCAGTAAAATAACGACTCGTATGCATGGTTTATTTTACCTGATCTAGTGTACAGATTTATAACAGGATATATAGACGCTAAATAAACACCAAAGACTTTAGATATACACTCGCCCTGTTTACATTATGAAATTATTATGAAATCTGGTGTAACAAAAACCTACTCTCAAATATTATAACAGAGAAATTCCCGATAGTAATTCCAAATTGCATTAATGTTATTCTCTTAAAACAATGGCAAAAAGACTCATTGCCGCACAGAAGTTGCATAAGTAATATTACAATCAGCAACCACTATAACAAACAATGCAGTTGAAATCCATGACAGAACACTGAATGGATCTTGACTTTCATTTAAGCAGAATACCTCAAATGGCTATCGCTGAACTCCAGCTTActtgtacagtactgtatgtgagtGTTTTCAGATCACAGTGCCTccgcagagagagtgtgtgtgaatggttgccagattgcattAAGCAAAAAGCCGGAAAGAGTACATATCCGCTTAACAGAAAAGGTCTGATTGGGGTATTTGAGctcttgatatctggcaaccGCAAACATGAACACCCGCGTAATAAGAGTCTTTTACAGCAGTCTGAAATGTTTTGGCTCCAAAgttttcaacaaaaataaaaaggttttggtaaagtttttgttcttttaactACATTTTAGTCTAGTCATTTTTCGTCAATAAAATATTGCATGCTCATTTAGTCTCAGTTATCATTTAACCTTATTATATTCATGTTTTCGTCAGggtaaacaaaaactataattttgttaatttaacaaaattaacacTACCAGATATTCACAATATTCATACTgatatctataataataataataataataataatgatgatgatgatgtgtacCATGCTTGCTGAAGTTGGACTCCATAGGAGAGGAGCAGCCAGAGAGGTTTTCCATGGAGTTTGGGTGTGTCCACTGTGACAGGCGTGACTGAGGCTGAGGAGAGTCCTTCATGGACAGGCCACCCACTTCCATGCAGTTTACATTCATGTTATGGTTCAATCCAGCTACAGATAAGCACACATGCAAGAATCAGCGGGGTTGAATTTAGGGTGAACTGGATTGAGAGAGAAAATAGCTTCCCAAAGATTCCCATGCTTTTTTGAATCATTTGTTACTAAATAAGGGCTTTTAAAAATCTGTATTATTCAGACATATTTTCCAATGCATCATTGgactcattgaaaataaaagaTTTGCTCACAAATTGAGAATCACTATGCCATAAATAAAAGAGCAATATCTAGCCGGTTATATATTTTAGAGTGGactagaaaaaaatagaaaaaattcaCTACAGAAATGTACATGGCTTTTTTCAAGACTTTCAAAATTCTGTGCCAATTCAGGTTTACTAGGACTGTGGGAACAGTGTATATAAGAATATTTGGATCTTCACTAGTCTGAACAGAAAGAATACAATAACAGAGTGCTGGTAACTCACAAATAGTGTAGGGTGAAAAGGAGTTTGGAGAAGACTGCGGCTCTTTGGTCTGAAGGTCGGAAACAGAGAGGCTGGAGGCCTGGGGGTGGGCTGGAAACAGGTCCAGAGCTGATTTGCCTGCGCTGGGATGCAGGCCCGGGTGTGAGGTGggtggctgctgctgctgctgctgctgttgtttcaTCAGCAGAGCCTGAGCCAGCTGCCGCTGGTGCTGCTGGATCTGttgctgcatgttattgattGTACGTGCAACCTGCGAGAAGACATGCTTGTGAACACAGATCACCTTTATAGAAGTTCGAGATTAAAAAGTCATATTAgaattgaaaaacaaacaaaaaaatcagtaTTGAGGGTTGTGAGATTTTAATGGTTTTGGGGTGACACTAGCTGTGGGAAGGAACCACTCACTTGCTGCTCTTGCTGTCGGATGGGGCCAGAAACACTGCGCTGTGCCTGCAACATCTGCTGCTGAATTTGTAAACGCTGGTACGCCTGAAAGatcaaaatgaaaaattaagctgtctgacaaaaaaaaaaaaaaacatattctttaATTACAGATCAATAAATCGTCGAAAGACTGGCATTTACCAGTTGCAGCTGATAAAGTTGGTTCAACAGGGTCATATGCTGAGGGTTTATTGGTGAGGTTAAAAGTGCAGGGTTGAGACCAATGTTTTTTGCTGCAAACTGTAAAAGCTGTGCTTGAACCTGTCAGGGAACAAAACAGTCAGACTTTATCATGATTTCATCACTCCCACATATACTCAAGTGGTGAAAAACTGTGTGTCCAAACAAAGTCAGTGTCACAATAAGGTGCTAAACTACATGCATCTATGTCTGCATACCTGAGGGCTGAAAAACTGAGGCACTTGAGCACGTAGACTAGGCTGGGACGAGTTGAGATGTGGCACTGACGGCTGGGGGGGAGGCTGCTGCTGCAGGGCCCGGGCTTGTGCTGCTCCGCTACTACCAAACACTCCACTCtgcatctacacaaacacacagaactaCTCATTCTAAATCGGTTTAACATCGGCAATAAAGATATTAGTATCTTCACAGCCAGGTGGACGATGATAAACACAATGCTGAAATACAAAATAGATCCATAGATCCTCACAGACCCACCTGTCTGTTGTTCAAGTTTTGCATTGCAACTCCAAGGCTCTGGCCAGAGAGTGCAGCACTACCCAATGGGAGCTTCAGGCTCGGAGAAGGCATAAACGGTGAGGTTTGGGCATCATCTGCTAGCCCAGCATCCTAATGagcaaatgacaaaataaataaataggtaagACAAACAAAATCCAGCACAATGTGAAGTCTTCTAGATGCAATAATTGCACTGTGCTGATTTTGAATTGTGGAAAGCACGTACCTTGTCCAAGAAGGGGGGACGATCTGAGGAGGATTCTTTGGAGATGACTGAAGGCCTGCAGCCCATTGGTTTATTGACTAGGCCGTTGTTATAATCAGAGATTCCCATCCCCCGTTTATCTAGTTCGGTCTTCTTCTCTAACAGGGCACCTACCacacaaattatatttgaatacaaTATTCTAGCACAGAAGCTCTGATTAAATTTAGCAGATATAACTCCTACTCATGGCCTGATCCAAGTTCATGTTGTTGCTCTTGAGAGCCTCTTCTGCAGGGTCTCTCTGCAAaggacaacacaaacacacagtaaacACCATCTAGTAACCATTTGCATTAACActtattacaaatattaataaatttgcaactggatataataatacaaaaaaaaaaaaaaaaaaaaaaaaatatatatatatatatatatatatatatatatatatataaggataaTGTACAATTAACCAGCCAGTATCGTTAAAGTAATCCCAGGGACAACAGTCAAATATACAGAGTGAGAAATCCTATTTTGTGAAAGACAAGCAGTACTCACAGGGAAGCCCATGTCAGTCAGCTGCTTGATAAGACGATTCATTATCCAAGTATCATCCTGTTTGTTTGGGACTTTTCCCTTTAAAGAAAAACAGATGAGCTGTATTTGCAGCATGTAATGACACGTACAATCAACTTATGTGATgttggttttttttgttgttttttacctTTGGTGGGCCCTTTTTGGGTGGGTTACCCCAGGAGTTGCAGGAGGAGTTGCTCTCTTGAGATGCAGTGCTATTCCACATGTCACCCTCATCCTGCTCCCACTGCCCTGCAGACAGGCCCATGTCCTCTCCACCACCCCAGCCATCTTGCATAGATTTGGGGGCTGGAGgaacaaaaagacaaattattgaATGTGTCCACAGTAGGAGCACAGATTAACATTTGCTACTGCTTAGGTTTACAAACAATAGAAATATCTAATTTGTGTTTACGGAGATACCAAAACATATATAATCCTGTAGTGCATTATTTACAACAACAGGGGGCCATGCTGTTACACATTTCAAAGCTCTTATAACTTCCACTTGACCAACATTAATTTCCAACTCAATTCAACTGGAACTGAATAATTGCATGggatttttttaaaccacatcAAATCATTTAAAGCaactttttattcaaattaataaataaatgtacattcatAAAACTAACCAGGTTTGCAGGGGGCTGATCCAGGAGGTCCACTGCCTCGACCATAGACCTCCGGGCCATTATCACCCCAGCCACCTGAGGGTTTACCCCATGCTGAAGTGCCATTGTCCACACTTGCTGCAGGGGTGGCTGGCTCTCCCCATGAGGGCTCAGGTTTTGAATGGACATTTGTCATCTCGCCCCATCCTGCAAAGAAATATGGCTAAACTCAGGACAAGTGCACCTTTGGTTTTCTCTGTATCATAAACCATATACTAAATTATCTTGAGGCTGGCACTGTGTAGTATATACAGTCTGGTCCAAAagttagatattttattttttccctctataaactatattattagcataaaaaaatttgaattacggaaattaacatgaatttcacagtttatttattttgagacatttattctaatttaaacttttatttgtttaattatcttcaaaaacaaatgtaactTTGTAGGCTCCTATGTCATAAACTGGTATATCATGCTGCAATATTAAATGTCTATTTGGTTCTTGGCACAAGGGAGATCTGAGGATGCCATGCTAAATACAGCTTTGGCAGAGGGAGTGCAAAGCTACACACAAACAGCAGAGGGTGTCAGGTTTGTTCCAAGTATCCTGCTGAGGCCTAGTGATACTCCCCCCAGATGGCGACCCATCTCTAATTACACACTTCCTCCTGGCTCAAATGCCATACTGAACTACACTAGTAGACAGAATGTAAACACTATTCTGTTGACtgatttatttgaacatttctctctttttttctgctaGCATGTTCTCTTAGCATGAACAGTCAGTTTTTTCTCCTTCACTTGTAtgtcaaaataatcaaacaaacatAGAGTGATATGTTTTAACCAGGTAAAGGTCTTACCTGGATTCATGAGGGTTGTTCTATTGTGAGATGGCCCTGTTGGATGTGGGCCAGCGTTATCAGGAGAAATGTGATTATTGTTTGAATTTGACCCTCCATGACTGTGAGTCTGCATGGGAGGCTGGTTATGGTGGGGATGAGGATGATGGTTGTTGGGTACATTGTTGGCATTGCCAGGTCCTGGTTTGCCTTGTATCACAGGGTTATTCCTGTCCCAGAGATTGACTGTCTTATTGTAACTGCTTGGGTCACCCCAAGCTGAGGTACCATCATCAATCTCCATTTTACGGCGGATGGAGTGTGGAGAGGGCTCATCCCATCCAGTGGGCTCTCCAATATGGTCAGGTTTAACACCTCCACCATTTCCTCCACCCCATCCGGAGCCACTCTGTTTTACAGAGCTAGGACCTCCCCAAGAACCCATGCTTCCACTGCCACTATTGCTATTGGTGCCCTCCTGAGGCTTGTTATTCCATCCTTGTGATGGCATACTGGGTTGTTGTGCATCTCCCCAGTTTCCTCCTGTGCCTGGGGCAGGCTTGCCCCATCCTCTGGAACCCTCATTCCAGCCAGTACCCTCTCCATCCCAGGTCGAGCTGGAGggaatatttttcttttcatctccAGGTTCACCCCATTCCCCACCAGACCTGTTTTCTCCACCAGGTCCCTTGTTCCATCCATGAGAATGGTTGGGCCCCTCAGTCCAGCCCTGTGGTTTGGCTTTAGCATGACTGTCTTCCCAGGTAGGAGACTTCTCCTCTGAACCCCAAGTCTGACCACTTTTCTTCAGGTTGCCACTTGAACCTCCAGCTGGGGTACAGCTCCAACTTCCAGGACTACTTGAAGGTTTCTTGTTGCTGGTAGGATCTGCCCAACCAGAGCTAGCCTGGGGTGATGGCATGGCTGTGCCCCATCCAGGCCCAGCTCCAGTACTGGGGCAGGGGCCCTCATTCTTGCCCCCAGAGTCTGGTCTGGATGTAGTGCCAGAGTTGGGGTTGGCACTGCCAGATGTTGGTGTTGGTCCTACATTGGCTGCATTTGAGGATGAGCCCCAGGCTTCAGTTCCAATGTCATTTTTACAGTTGGAGCGTGCAGCTTCTTTGGTCTCCCAAGCAGTGTGCTGACGCACTGGTGTTTGTCCCCAGCCAGTGTTACACAGAACCCGAGGGTCCATATCCTGGGCAGGCAGAATAGGGGAAGCCTCATCTCTTGATGAACAGACCCTCCTACGAGGATGGCATTCCATGCTGTCACTGCTTCCCTCACTGGCTGGGGCTTTGGCCCCACGGACCCAAGAATTGAGATGCTGTTCTTGGGTGGGAGAGCTTGAAGAATCCCATCCTTTGGGCTCATTGTTGGAATGCTTACCCCAGTCTCCAGTTGAGGCAGCTTGTCCCCAGTCAGAAGTGCCTGAGGTCCCTCCTTGTCCCCAGCTGCTCCCTGAGTCCCAACCAGAGTCTTTTGAGCCACTACCAGACTTGGCATCTCCATTACCCCAAGCAGGTTCTTCATCCCCATTGACCTGTGAGGCTCCTCCTGGATTTTGAACAAATGAGCTCATGCATGAAGGCCCAACCCCCCAGTTAGCCAGGCTGTGGCCAGGGCTTCTGGGCTCTTGCTTAGTGTGATTTGGTCCATCAGTGTTAAGGTTCTGAGGTTCGGAGCTGAAAGACACATTCGTGGATGGGGTGGAGTGTGGCTCTGAGGAGTCACTGGGCACAATGCTACCCCACGTGGTGCTGCCATTGCCACTGCCACCATTACCTGCAGAATTTCCATTGGCACCACCTATACTGCCACTGCTGCTAGGGCCCTGACTGGGCAGAGTGCCTGGTGGGCTACAGATATTAGGAGGAGGGTTGCTTTCTCCAGAGCTGCCGCCACCTACGCCATTCCCTTCATGTCCCAGAACTGGCCAGGCAGAGGGGTTAGCATTGGGGTTTAAGTTCAAGTTAAAGTTGGAGGAGCCCCAACCCCTGGTTCCCCCTGATGGGCTGGAGACTTCATTCTTCCCTTCTCCTCCACCGGCAAGAGATGGGCCTGGGCCCCAGCCTCTGCTGGCCCCACCCTGACTAGAGAGTAGACCTCCTGAGTGGCTTGCATTGGCTTTGCTGGGGTGATTGGTGGAGAAATGGCCTTGCTGGCCAGCTCCTGTGGCCATGCTCATGCTGCTGATGTCACTGATACTTTCAGTGTCCAAGGGGCATCCTGCAGGGGCGTGGCTTTCTTTGCATGAAATGGAAGGCCACGCCTCCGTATCGCACTCGTCAATAATCAGTGGATCCCAGCTGCTGCAGCTATTGGTAGAGGCTGTAGTGGCACTGCGACTGGGGGATATATTCTCATACTGGGCAGCCAGGCTACTCTGTGGGGGCAGCTCTACAggtagaaagagagaaagaaagagaaattatTGAAATACCTTGCCtgtaaactatattattatatattcattcattcagctaATCATTCAAAACCATTTAGTTTTTATGCTCGTGGTAATAAAATACATATGTAGTTAACCAATCTGCAAGAGATCTTAATTTGATGATAAATAGTTTTGGcatttaagaaaatataaaaaaaactggcatggaattaaatttatataaatatttacaaatacaaagttctcaaaaaaaaattacatatcacttggaaatttttttatttccatataAATGACCATTTACTGCAGCATCTGGCTAGATCGATCAAAACACTTTGGTTTGCTTCAAGAAAAAAATCTGCATTACATCAGCATGGTAGCTATGGTCATAActtgtataattaaaaatgtataatataataaaaatgcacCAATAACTGCATGTGTAACTGCatcacatacaacccgaattccggaaaagttgggacgttttttaaattttaataaaatgaaaactaaaggaatttcaaatcacatgagccaatattttattcacaatagaacatagataacgtagcaaatgtttaaactgagaaattttacacttttatccacttaattagctcatttaaaatttaatgcctgctacaggtctcaaaaaagttggcacgggggcaacaaatggctaaaaaagcaagcagttttgaaaagattcagctgggagaacatctagtgattaattaagttaattgatatcaggtctgtaacatgattagctataaaagctttgtcttagagaagcagagtttctcagaagtaaagatgggcagaggctctccaatctgtgaaagactgcataaaaaaattgtggaaaactttaaaaacaatgttcctcaaagtcaaattgcaaaggctttgcaaatctcatcatctacagtgcataacatcatcaaaagattcagagaaactggagaaatctctgtgcgtaagggacaaggccggagacctttattggatgcccgtggtcttcaggctctcagacgacactgcatcactcatcggcatgattgtgtcaatgacattactaaatgggcccaggaatactttcagaaaccactgtcggtaaacacaatccgccgtgccatcagcagatgccaactaaagctctatcatgcaaaaaggaagccatatgtgaacatggtccagaagcgccgttgtgtcctgtgggccaaggctcatttaaaatggactatttcaaagtggaatagtgttttatggtcagacgagtacaaatttgacattcttgttggaaatcacggacgccgtgtcctccgggctaaagaggagggagaccttccagcatgttatcagcgttcagttcaaaagccagcatctctgatggtatgggggtgcataagtgcatacggtatgggcagcttgcatgttttggaaggctctgtgaatgctgaaaggtatataaaggttttagagcaacatatgcttccctccaaacaacgtctatttcagggaaggccttgtttatttcagcaggacaatgcaaaaccacatactgcagctataacaacagcatggcttcgtcgtagaagagtccgggtgctaacctggcctgcctgcagtccagatctttcacctatagagaacatttggcgcatcattaaacgaaaaatacgtcaaagacgaccacgaactcttcagcagctggaaatctatataaggcaagaatgggaccaaattccaacagcaaaactccagcaactcatagcctcaatgcccagatgtcttcaaactgttttgaaaagaaaaggagatgctacaccatggtaaacatgccccgtcccaactattttgagacctgtagcagaaattaaaattgaaatgagctcattttgtgcataaaattgtaaactttctcagtttaaacatttgctatgttatctatgttctattgtgaataaaatattggctcatgtgatttgaaagtcttttagttttcattttattaaaatttaaaaaacgtcccaacttttccggaattcgggttgtataattgcTAGCCTGGAGTCCTTGTTATTCACTGCTGTTACCGCAAAGTCTTGGTTCTCCCAACCACAACCATCTCCCTCTGCTGGACTAGATTATAACTGCAGACTCTGCCTTCAAAGAAATGTGTTTATTCTAAATATGACAGATTGATAAAAATACTGAAAGCAGTGCTAATGCCTACATATGGATACCAGGATCCTGTTGTGTTAATTAGTTGGCAAATGCTGCCCAGCCTCATGGCACTTGCTCaacaatgt
The sequence above is a segment of the Carassius carassius chromosome 9, fCarCar2.1, whole genome shotgun sequence genome. Coding sequences within it:
- the LOC132149255 gene encoding trinucleotide repeat-containing gene 6C protein-like isoform X5; translated protein: MEEKKKKKQEEKKKKEAAQKKAAEQKTKELPPQSSLAAQYENISPSRSATTASTNSCSSWDPLIIDECDTEAWPSISCKESHAPAGCPLDTESISDISSMSMATGAGQQGHFSTNHPSKANASHSGGLLSSQGGASRGWGPGPSLAGGGEGKNEVSSPSGGTRGWGSSNFNLNLNPNANPSAWPVLGHEGNGVGGGSSGESNPPPNICSPPGTLPSQGPSSSGSIGGANGNSAGNGGSGNGSTTWGSIVPSDSSEPHSTPSTNVSFSSEPQNLNTDGPNHTKQEPRSPGHSLANWGVGPSCMSSFVQNPGGASQVNGDEEPAWGNGDAKSGSGSKDSGWDSGSSWGQGGTSGTSDWGQAASTGDWGKHSNNEPKGWDSSSSPTQEQHLNSWVRGAKAPASEGSSDSMECHPRRRVCSSRDEASPILPAQDMDPRVLCNTGWGQTPVRQHTAWETKEAARSNCKNDIGTEAWGSSSNAANVGPTPTSGSANPNSGTTSRPDSGGKNEGPCPSTGAGPGWGTAMPSPQASSGWADPTSNKKPSSSPGSWSCTPAGGSSGNLKKSGQTWGSEEKSPTWEDSHAKAKPQGWTEGPNHSHGWNKGPGGENRSGGEWGEPGDEKKNIPSSSTWDGEGTGWNEGSRGWGKPAPGTGGNWGDAQQPSMPSQGWNNKPQEGTNSNSGSGSMGSWGGPSSVKQSGSGWGGGNGGGVKPDHIGEPTGWDEPSPHSIRRKMEIDDGTSAWGDPSSYNKTVNLWDRNNPVIQGKPGPGNANNVPNNHHPHPHHNQPPMQTHSHGGSNSNNNHISPDNAGPHPTGPSHNRTTLMNPGWGEMTNVHSKPEPSWGEPATPAASVDNGTSAWGKPSGGWGDNGPEVYGRGSGPPGSAPCKPAPKSMQDGWGGGEDMGLSAGQWEQDEGDMWNSTASQESNSSCNSWGNPPKKGPPKGKVPNKQDDTWIMNRLIKQLTDMGFPRDPAEEALKSNNMNLDQAMSALLEKKTELDKRGMGISDYNNGLVNKPMGCRPSVISKESSSDRPPFLDKDAGLADDAQTSPFMPSPSLKLPLGSAALSGQSLGVAMQNLNNRQMQSGVFGSSGAAQARALQQQPPPQPSVPHLNSSQPSLRAQVPQFFSPQVQAQLLQFAAKNIGLNPALLTSPINPQHMTLLNQLYQLQLAYQRLQIQQQMLQAQRSVSGPIRQQEQQVARTINNMQQQIQQHQRQLAQALLMKQQQQQQQQPPTSHPGLHPSAGKSALDLFPAHPQASSLSVSDLQTKEPQSSPNSFSPYTISGLNHNMNVNCMEVGGLSMKDSPQPQSRLSQWTHPNSMENLSGCSSPMESNFSKHGAISAGPSLGPPSKPTLDDSYNPYNLLPSSESPNSPLVPHDSWGQGKNTNDKLSNGTNVSWPPEFCPGVPWKGLQNIDPETDPNVTPGSVPSGPTINTNIQDVNRYLLRDRSGGSTPTSSMGEALPPSSDWPVTSSFSLSSHEAASTGKLSDMKSTWSPGPISHTQASLSHELWKVPQGPRNTTAPTRPPPGLTNTKPSSTWGGNTLGLVAGWSSSYSPVGTTWSTDSSSRSTSWLVLRNLTPQIDGSTLRTLCMQHGPLITFHLNLTQGNAVVRYSSKEEAAKAQKSLHMCVLGNTTILAEFAGEEEVNRFFAQGQSLTPTTSWQANPGTNQTRLGGGGTVATHPIGHWNSSGLGGGGASGMGSGGKASNELLWGGVPQYSSLWGPPSAEDGRVVGSPTPINTLLPGDLLSGESM
- the LOC132149255 gene encoding trinucleotide repeat-containing gene 6C protein-like isoform X1, which codes for MEEKKKKKQEEKKKKEAAQKKAAEQKTKVPDSAKPSPTPPPPTNPSVPSASSSTDGNGKHAPSSNQQQQQPPAPRYPPREVPPRFRQHEHKQLLKRGHPLPAGSTALVQPVSANPTSQLFSCQTHPELPPQSSLAAQYENISPSRSATTASTNSCSSWDPLIIDECDTEAWPSISCKESHAPAGCPLDTESISDISSMSMATGAGQQGHFSTNHPSKANASHSGGLLSSQGGASRGWGPGPSLAGGGEGKNEVSSPSGGTRGWGSSNFNLNLNPNANPSAWPVLGHEGNGVGGGSSGESNPPPNICSPPGTLPSQGPSSSGSIGGANGNSAGNGGSGNGSTTWGSIVPSDSSEPHSTPSTNVSFSSEPQNLNTDGPNHTKQEPRSPGHSLANWGVGPSCMSSFVQNPGGASQVNGDEEPAWGNGDAKSGSGSKDSGWDSGSSWGQGGTSGTSDWGQAASTGDWGKHSNNEPKGWDSSSSPTQEQHLNSWVRGAKAPASEGSSDSMECHPRRRVCSSRDEASPILPAQDMDPRVLCNTGWGQTPVRQHTAWETKEAARSNCKNDIGTEAWGSSSNAANVGPTPTSGSANPNSGTTSRPDSGGKNEGPCPSTGAGPGWGTAMPSPQASSGWADPTSNKKPSSSPGSWSCTPAGGSSGNLKKSGQTWGSEEKSPTWEDSHAKAKPQGWTEGPNHSHGWNKGPGGENRSGGEWGEPGDEKKNIPSSSTWDGEGTGWNEGSRGWGKPAPGTGGNWGDAQQPSMPSQGWNNKPQEGTNSNSGSGSMGSWGGPSSVKQSGSGWGGGNGGGVKPDHIGEPTGWDEPSPHSIRRKMEIDDGTSAWGDPSSYNKTVNLWDRNNPVIQGKPGPGNANNVPNNHHPHPHHNQPPMQTHSHGGSNSNNNHISPDNAGPHPTGPSHNRTTLMNPGWGEMTNVHSKPEPSWGEPATPAASVDNGTSAWGKPSGGWGDNGPEVYGRGSGPPGSAPCKPAPKSMQDGWGGGEDMGLSAGQWEQDEGDMWNSTASQESNSSCNSWGNPPKKGPPKGKVPNKQDDTWIMNRLIKQLTDMGFPRDPAEEALKSNNMNLDQAMSALLEKKTELDKRGMGISDYNNGLVNKPMGCRPSVISKESSSDRPPFLDKDAGLADDAQTSPFMPSPSLKLPLGSAALSGQSLGVAMQNLNNRQMQSGVFGSSGAAQARALQQQPPPQPSVPHLNSSQPSLRAQVPQFFSPQVQAQLLQFAAKNIGLNPALLTSPINPQHMTLLNQLYQLQLAYQRLQIQQQMLQAQRSVSGPIRQQEQQVARTINNMQQQIQQHQRQLAQALLMKQQQQQQQQPPTSHPGLHPSAGKSALDLFPAHPQASSLSVSDLQTKEPQSSPNSFSPYTISGLNHNMNVNCMEVGGLSMKDSPQPQSRLSQWTHPNSMENLSGCSSPMESNFSKHGAISAGPSLGPPSKPTLDDSYNPYNLLPSSESPNSPLVPHDSWGQGKNTNDKLSNGTNVSWPPEFCPGVPWKGLQNIDPETDPNVTPGSVPSGPTINTNIQDVNRYLLRDRSGGSTPTSSMGEALPPSSDWPVTSSFSLSSHEAASTGKLSDMKSTWSPGPISHTQASLSHELWKVPQGPRNTTAPTRPPPGLTNTKPSSTWGGNTLGLVAGWSSSYSPVGTTWSTDSSSRSTSWLVLRNLTPQIDGSTLRTLCMQHGPLITFHLNLTQGNAVVRYSSKEEAAKAQKSLHMCVLGNTTILAEFAGEEEVNRFFAQGQSLTPTTSWQANPGTNQTRLGGGGTVATHPIGHWNSSGLGGGGASGMGSGGKASNELLWGGVPQYSSLWGPPSAEDGRVVGSPTPINTLLPGDLLSGESM
- the LOC132149255 gene encoding trinucleotide repeat-containing gene 6C protein-like isoform X4, which translates into the protein MEEKKKKKQEEKKKKEAAQKKAAEQKTKVPDSAKPSPTPPPPTNPSVPSASSSTDGNGKHAPSSNQQQQQPPAPRYPPREVPPRFRQHEHKQLLKRGHPLPAGSTALVQPVSANPTSQLFSCQTHPELPPQSSLAAQYENISPSRSATTASTNSCSSWDPLIIDECDTEAWPSISCKESHAPAGCPLDTESISDISSMSMATGAGQQGHFSTNHPSKANASHSGGLLSSQGGASRGWGPGPSLAGGGEGKNEVSSPSGGTRGWGSSNFNLNLNPNANPSAWPVLGHEGNGVGGGSSGESNPPPNICSPPGTLPSQGPSSSGSIGGANGNSAGNGGSGNGSTTWGSIVPSDSSEPHSTPSTNVSFSSEPQNLNTDGPNHTKQEPRSPGHSLANWGVGPSCMSSFVQNPGGASQVNGDEEPAWGNGDAKSGSGSKDSGWDSGSSWGQGGTSGTSDWGQAASTGDWGKHSNNEPKGWDSSSSPTQEQHLNSWVRGAKAPASEGSSDSMECHPRRRVCSSRDEASPILPAQDMDPRVLCNTGWGQTPVRQHTAWETKEAARSNCKNDIGTEAWGSSSNAANVGPTPTSGSANPNSGTTSRPDSGGKNEGPCPSTGAGPGWGTAMPSPQASSGWADPTSNKKPSSSPGSWSCTPAGGSSGNLKKSGQTWGSEEKSPTWEDSHAKAKPQGWTEGPNHSHGWNKGPGGENRSGGEWGEPGDEKKNIPSSSTWDGEGTGWNEGSRGWGKPAPGTGGNWGDAQQPSMPSQGWNNKPQEGTNSNSGSGSMGSWGGPSSVKQSGSGWGGGNGGGVKPDHIGEPTGWDEPSPHSIRRKMEIDDGTSAWGDPSSYNKTVNLWDRNNPVIQGKPGPGNANNVPNNHHPHPHHNQPPMQTHSHGGSNSNNNHISPDNAGPHPTGPSHNRTTLMNPGWGEMTNVHSKPEPSWGEPATPAASVDNGTSAWGKPSGGWGDNGPEVYGRGSGPPGSAPCKPAPKSMQDGWGGGEDMGLSAGQWEQDEGDMWNSTASQESNSSCNSWGNPPKKGPPKGKVPNKQDDTWIMNRLIKQLTDMGFPRDPAEEALKSNNMNLDQAMSALLEKKTELDKRGMGISDYNNGLVNKPMGCRPSVISKESSSDRPPFLDKDAGLADDAQTSPFMPSPSLKLPLGSAALSGQSLGVAMQNLNNRQMQSGVFGSSGAAQARALQQQPPPQPSVPHLNSSQPSLRAQVPQFFSPQVQAQLLQFAAKNIGLNPALLTSPINPQHMTLLNQLYQLQLAYQRLQIQQQMLQAQRSVSGPIRQQEQQVARTINNMQQQIQQHQRQLAQALLMKQQQQQQQQPPTSHPGLHPSAGKSALDLFPAHPQASSLSVSDLQTKEPQSSPNSFSPYTISGLNHNMNVNCMEVGGLSMKDSPQPQSRLSQWTHPNSMENLSGCSSPMESNFSKHGAISAGPSLGPPSKPTLDDSYNPYNLLPSSESPNSPLVPHDSWGQGKNTNDKLSNGTNVSWPPEFCPGVPWKGLQNIDPETDPNVTPGSVPSGPTINTNIQDVNRYLLRDRSGGKLSDMKSTWSPGPISHTQASLSHELWKVPQGPRNTTAPTRPPPGLTNTKPSSTWGGNTLGLVAGWSSSYSPGTTWSTDSSSRSTSWLVLRNLTPQIDGSTLRTLCMQHGPLITFHLNLTQGNAVVRYSSKEEAAKAQKSLHMCVLGNTTILAEFAGEEEVNRFFAQGQSLTPTTSWQANPGTNQTRLGGGGTVATHPIGHWNSSGLGGGGASGMGSGGKASNELLWGGVPQYSSLWGPPSAEDGRVVGSPTPINTLLPGDLLSGESM